A genomic segment from Alteribacillus bidgolensis encodes:
- a CDS encoding zinc-binding dehydrogenase — translation MKAVVHEHQTGMDGLHYRSMEQMEPKEGEVKVKLKTAGLNHRDLFLLERHKPTDPPIILGSDGAGIVEIAGQGVENVKIGDEVIINPSIGWQYNSEAPPEGFNVLGYPEHGTFAEFIIISADNVESKPEYLSWEEAGVLSLAALTAYRALFTRGHLRAGTTVLIPGIGSGVATFLLQFAKAAGATVYVTSRSKDKCENALELGADKAIDSNEDWNKQLNNEKMDLVIECVGAATFNKSLDQVRRGGTVVTFGASAGDRVEIDIRKFFYGQYNLLGTTMGSTEEYREMLKFIQKHHIKPVLDQIYPIEQFKEGFYRMEKGAQLGKIGFHINT, via the coding sequence ATGAAAGCAGTCGTACATGAACATCAAACTGGAATGGACGGTCTTCATTATCGAAGCATGGAACAAATGGAACCTAAAGAAGGGGAGGTAAAAGTAAAACTGAAAACTGCCGGCTTAAATCACCGGGATTTATTTCTGCTTGAGCGGCATAAACCAACCGATCCTCCTATTATTCTGGGTTCTGATGGAGCAGGAATTGTCGAAATAGCAGGTCAAGGAGTAGAGAATGTAAAAATTGGCGATGAAGTAATCATTAATCCATCTATTGGATGGCAATATAATAGTGAGGCGCCGCCTGAGGGGTTTAACGTTCTTGGGTATCCGGAACACGGTACTTTTGCGGAATTTATTATTATTTCTGCTGATAACGTAGAGTCAAAACCTGAGTATTTATCGTGGGAAGAGGCAGGGGTATTGTCATTGGCTGCATTAACTGCTTATCGGGCATTATTTACAAGAGGCCATTTGCGTGCTGGTACCACTGTTCTCATCCCAGGTATTGGAAGCGGAGTGGCAACTTTTTTATTACAATTTGCAAAGGCTGCTGGAGCAACAGTTTACGTGACTTCTCGTTCAAAAGATAAATGCGAAAATGCCCTTGAACTTGGTGCAGATAAAGCTATTGACAGCAATGAAGATTGGAATAAGCAATTAAATAATGAAAAAATGGATCTCGTCATTGAATGTGTAGGTGCAGCAACATTTAACAAATCTCTTGATCAAGTTCGACGTGGCGGTACCGTTGTCACGTTTGGAGCGTCTGCCGGTGATAGAGTAGAAATCGATATCCGGAAATTTTTTTATGGCCAGTACAATTTACTGGGAACTACAATGGGAAGCACTGAAGAATATAGAGAAATGCTGAAGTTTATACAAAAACACCACATAAAACCAGTGCTTGATCAAATATATCCCATTGAACAGTTTAAGGAAGGTTTTTATCGAATGGAAAAAGGGGCTCAGCTCGGAAAGATAGGTTTTCATATAAATACTTAG
- the bluB gene encoding 5,6-dimethylbenzimidazole synthase has product MKFFSEEEKQAVYKAVFNRRDVRSFRNDPVPSEIIDRLLNAAHHAPSVGFMQPWNFIVITAAEKKDLLAWAAEKERKALAIHYEGEKETKFLRLKVEGIKEAPLTICVTCDPTQGGAHVLGRNSIPETDMLSTACAIQNMWLASYAEGLAMGWVSFYKKNDVRNILKIPPHIDPIALLSIGYTDHYPEKPILESANWEKRQSLQDRIFYNEWKN; this is encoded by the coding sequence ATGAAATTTTTTTCAGAGGAAGAAAAACAAGCTGTTTATAAAGCTGTTTTTAATAGAAGAGATGTACGCAGTTTTCGTAATGATCCTGTCCCCTCAGAAATAATTGATCGATTATTAAACGCTGCCCATCACGCGCCATCGGTCGGGTTTATGCAGCCTTGGAATTTTATTGTCATAACAGCGGCTGAAAAAAAGGATCTATTAGCATGGGCTGCTGAGAAAGAAAGAAAAGCTCTGGCCATCCATTATGAAGGGGAAAAAGAGACGAAATTTCTTCGTTTAAAAGTAGAAGGGATAAAAGAAGCTCCTTTAACAATCTGTGTTACGTGTGATCCAACACAAGGGGGAGCACATGTGTTAGGAAGGAATTCCATACCGGAAACGGATATGCTATCGACAGCTTGTGCTATTCAAAATATGTGGTTAGCTTCGTATGCCGAAGGATTGGCTATGGGATGGGTCAGTTTTTATAAGAAAAATGATGTACGTAATATTTTGAAAATACCTCCGCACATTGACCCCATTGCCCTCCTATCTATAGGGTATACGGATCACTATCCAGAAAAGCCTATTTTGGAATCCGCAAATTGGGAGAAAAGACAGTCATTACAGGATCGGATATTTTATAATGAATGGAAAAATTAA
- a CDS encoding aspartyl-phosphate phosphatase Spo0E family protein, whose product MVLLSQITLKKKEMHRKADLYGLTDPRTVDSSQELDILLNEYQRIQTKSKKVCSILLKNFKGFGTLGLRPFKGNRL is encoded by the coding sequence ATGGTCTTGCTGAGTCAAATAACGTTGAAAAAAAAGGAAATGCATAGGAAAGCGGATCTTTACGGACTTACTGATCCTAGAACAGTAGATTCGAGCCAGGAGTTAGATATTTTACTTAATGAATACCAAAGGATACAGACAAAATCAAAAAAAGTTTGTTCAATATTATTAAAGAATTTTAAGGGATTTGGAACACTCGGCTTGCGGCCATTTAAAGGAAACCGCCTGTAA
- a CDS encoding potassium channel family protein: protein MLLFIFDLMKNVVKARKLTIFFITILFIALSSFFISYLEPGVFTSPFLGFWWVMTTMTTTGYGDLVPKTMAGKLFAVFLYIFGVGLIGVVIGKIVESFGIYRKLKEEGKLSYKGKNHYVIVGWTEKSQNTIKELQLADPDVNIVVIDSAPKAPFTPSARLFYINGDITDINTYEKANLTYAKAVLVYSPHGMIDETTADGMTLLITSSIKSFMRQNNKNVYTLVEIKKENHIANFKHLEVDEFVLAGEALSDLMARSAMFKGSSTLFMKLLSRKYDVSLWNVPKRESWVTYQDAFEDLKKKGAHLIADKDNFNIIKHLDETLPMDSKLFIICEEQVYKKVMDSMNEG, encoded by the coding sequence GTGTTGTTATTTATTTTTGATTTAATGAAAAACGTAGTAAAAGCAAGAAAGCTTACGATTTTCTTTATTACCATTCTTTTTATAGCGCTAAGTTCTTTCTTTATTTCATATTTAGAGCCGGGTGTATTTACTTCACCTTTTCTTGGTTTCTGGTGGGTAATGACCACCATGACAACTACTGGTTATGGGGATTTGGTCCCTAAAACAATGGCTGGAAAGTTATTTGCGGTATTTTTATATATTTTTGGGGTAGGTTTAATAGGTGTAGTGATCGGAAAAATAGTGGAAAGTTTTGGGATATACAGAAAACTAAAGGAGGAGGGGAAATTGAGTTACAAAGGAAAAAACCATTATGTGATTGTTGGGTGGACGGAAAAAAGTCAAAATACAATTAAAGAGCTGCAGCTTGCTGACCCTGACGTTAATATCGTAGTCATTGATTCAGCGCCAAAAGCGCCATTTACGCCATCTGCACGTTTGTTTTATATAAATGGAGATATAACCGATATAAATACTTATGAAAAAGCAAACCTAACATATGCAAAAGCAGTGCTTGTATATTCTCCTCATGGAATGATCGATGAAACCACTGCTGATGGAATGACTTTACTCATTACAAGTTCTATAAAAAGTTTTATGAGACAAAACAATAAAAATGTTTATACGCTTGTAGAAATAAAAAAAGAAAACCATATAGCCAATTTTAAGCATTTAGAAGTAGATGAGTTTGTGCTGGCGGGTGAAGCGTTATCTGATTTAATGGCAAGGTCCGCTATGTTCAAAGGATCGAGTACTTTATTTATGAAGCTGTTAAGCAGGAAATATGATGTCAGCTTATGGAACGTACCTAAAAGAGAAAGCTGGGTAACATACCAGGATGCTTTTGAGGACTTAAAGAAAAAAGGAGCTCATTTAATAGCTGATAAAGATAACTTCAATATCATTAAACACTTAGATGAAACGTTGCCAATGGATTCGAAACTGTTTATTATTTGTGAAGAACAAGTCTACAAAAAGGTAATGGATTCCATGAACGAAGGTTAG
- a CDS encoding FecCD family ABC transporter permease — MKHKYLAPIPFLFAGLSALLFLSVLASLMLGSASVPANDVLGVLWKAAAGYSPADMTTYDHIVWSLRIPRTILALTVGAGLAIVGVAIQALVKNPLADPYILGVSSGASVGATLVILAGAFSFFGTYAVSGAAFLGALLTVVAVYILAQSRFRISVSRLLLSGVAVSMMLSALTSFLVMMNPREEGIQTALYWMLGSLAGAAFDQLWLPVAVVALGYCFFHQSFRSLNVLITDDATAQSLGLNIESFKAVIIIITALITGVLVAFSGAIGFVGLMIPHMARIIVGADHRVLLPASTMLGAVFMILADIAARMLVAPEELPIGIVTAICGGPFFIWLLRRSNYIV; from the coding sequence ATGAAACATAAATACCTAGCACCTATCCCTTTTTTATTTGCCGGATTATCTGCATTGTTGTTTTTATCTGTTCTTGCTTCTTTGATGCTTGGTTCGGCCTCTGTTCCGGCCAATGATGTGCTTGGTGTGTTATGGAAGGCAGCAGCAGGTTATAGCCCAGCTGATATGACTACTTATGATCATATTGTATGGAGCTTACGTATCCCAAGAACGATATTAGCCCTTACGGTTGGAGCAGGTCTTGCTATTGTGGGAGTCGCCATTCAAGCACTCGTTAAAAATCCGCTTGCCGACCCTTACATACTAGGTGTATCTTCTGGTGCTTCTGTTGGGGCAACGCTCGTCATATTAGCGGGGGCCTTTTCTTTTTTTGGAACGTATGCTGTTTCCGGAGCTGCCTTTTTAGGAGCTTTATTAACAGTGGTAGCGGTTTATATACTTGCTCAAAGCCGTTTTAGAATTTCTGTATCGAGGCTGCTTTTATCTGGAGTGGCTGTTTCGATGATGCTGAGCGCCTTAACGAGTTTTCTCGTTATGATGAATCCGCGGGAAGAAGGTATACAAACGGCACTTTACTGGATGCTTGGCAGCTTAGCCGGAGCAGCTTTTGATCAGTTATGGCTCCCTGTAGCAGTAGTGGCTTTAGGTTACTGCTTTTTTCATCAATCGTTTCGCTCCTTAAATGTACTTATCACAGATGATGCAACGGCGCAGTCTTTAGGATTAAACATAGAATCATTTAAAGCAGTAATTATTATCATTACTGCGTTAATTACAGGCGTACTGGTAGCGTTCAGCGGTGCGATTGGTTTTGTTGGCTTAATGATCCCTCATATGGCACGAATCATTGTTGGTGCAGATCATCGTGTACTGCTCCCAGCCAGTACTATGCTTGGTGCCGTATTTATGATATTAGCAGATATAGCTGCTAGAATGTTAGTGGCACCAGAAGAGCTTCCGATAGGTATTGTTACAGCTATTTGCGGAGGGCCGTTCTTTATATGGCTTTTGCGCAGAAGTAATTACATAGTCTAG
- a CDS encoding cobyrinate a,c-diamide synthase, translating into MNPRIVIAGTGSGAGKTTISIGLMAALKKQGLRVQGFKCGPDYIDPSYHTAVTKRPSRNLDSWMLEEELMKSVFQQGSQEADISIIEGVMGMYDGKSPESDIGSTAEISKMLKAPIILVINIGAMARSAAAIVKGFQLLSPEVNIGGVIVNQAGSEGHAKLCQKAIEKECGIPVVGYLKKGDVPAIPERHLGLIPAIERGELDDFFEQLGETMKAQVDLKIIQEIAGQAPEWTVKPIKQEQADKKVNIAVAYDEAFNFYYPENLELLEENGAELLYFSPLAGELVPENSHALYIGGGFPEEFAKQLAEQEDVKHSIRKAIKSGLPVYAECGGYMYLTEELITTDGTSYQMLGLIPAVVTMKNKLAALGYREITALENTTILKAGDTAKGHEFHYSVSEEKDDWNDAYQVKALRKSGQEGFVKNNITAGYTHIHFGSNTSIANRFVEQAAEWKGVREKVK; encoded by the coding sequence ATGAATCCAAGAATTGTGATTGCCGGCACGGGAAGCGGCGCGGGTAAAACGACGATTTCCATCGGTTTAATGGCAGCGTTAAAAAAACAAGGATTACGCGTCCAGGGATTTAAATGCGGTCCCGATTATATTGATCCAAGCTATCACACGGCTGTTACAAAAAGACCTTCTAGAAACCTGGACAGCTGGATGTTAGAAGAAGAATTGATGAAAAGTGTGTTCCAACAGGGCAGCCAAGAAGCGGATATTTCTATCATTGAAGGGGTTATGGGAATGTATGACGGCAAAAGTCCCGAATCCGATATTGGAAGCACGGCTGAAATCAGTAAAATGCTAAAAGCACCCATTATTCTCGTTATAAACATAGGAGCAATGGCGCGCAGTGCTGCTGCAATTGTGAAGGGATTCCAACTGTTATCTCCGGAAGTTAATATTGGCGGTGTCATTGTCAATCAAGCAGGAAGTGAAGGACATGCTAAGCTGTGTCAAAAAGCCATTGAAAAAGAATGCGGTATCCCGGTAGTGGGCTATTTAAAAAAAGGAGATGTGCCGGCGATTCCTGAGCGTCACCTAGGACTTATTCCAGCAATTGAACGCGGAGAATTGGATGATTTTTTTGAACAACTGGGAGAAACAATGAAAGCCCAGGTTGATCTTAAAATAATACAGGAAATAGCAGGACAAGCCCCTGAATGGACGGTAAAGCCTATAAAACAAGAGCAAGCAGACAAAAAGGTAAACATTGCGGTTGCTTATGATGAAGCGTTTAATTTTTATTATCCGGAAAACCTTGAGTTATTAGAAGAAAATGGGGCAGAATTATTGTATTTCAGCCCGCTGGCCGGTGAACTTGTACCTGAAAACAGTCATGCTCTGTATATTGGCGGCGGCTTTCCTGAAGAATTCGCAAAACAACTGGCAGAACAAGAAGACGTGAAACATTCCATCCGAAAAGCTATAAAAAGTGGACTGCCTGTATACGCTGAATGCGGCGGCTACATGTATTTAACAGAAGAACTCATTACAACAGATGGAACCAGCTACCAAATGCTCGGACTTATCCCAGCCGTAGTTACAATGAAAAATAAGTTGGCCGCTTTAGGATATCGTGAAATTACTGCATTAGAAAATACAACTATTTTAAAAGCTGGTGATACAGCAAAAGGCCATGAATTTCATTATTCCGTTTCTGAGGAGAAAGACGATTGGAATGATGCTTATCAAGTAAAAGCTCTTAGAAAATCCGGTCAAGAAGGTTTTGTGAAAAACAACATTACAGCAGGTTACACCCACATTCACTTTGGATCTAATACTTCTATTGCTAACCGTTTTGTTGAGCAAGCTGCAGAATGGAAAGGTGTCCGGGAGAAAGTTAAATGA
- the cobA gene encoding uroporphyrinogen-III C-methyltransferase, with protein MRKGCVFLTGAGPGDPKLLTLRAVETLRISDVVVYDRLVNQEILLEVKYGAEKIYCGKLPKNHTLRQDQINHILSEKALEGKVVTRLKGGDPFVFGRGGEEAVHLASLDIPFEVIPGITSGIAAPAYAGIPVTHRAFGGTLAIVTGHLPNEQDKEQWRALAKGIDTVVFYMGMNQLESITSRLIDSGQSPDTPAAAIEWGTTSRQRTVTAALTSLPSEARKAEISNPAIIIVGEVVQLRDNMRWFIGEADMASELSAFTHNET; from the coding sequence ATGAGAAAAGGATGCGTTTTTTTAACAGGAGCTGGGCCAGGTGATCCTAAGCTGCTCACGTTAAGAGCCGTTGAAACTCTTCGTATCTCTGATGTTGTGGTATATGACAGGTTAGTAAACCAAGAAATATTACTAGAAGTAAAATATGGTGCAGAAAAGATATATTGCGGGAAACTGCCGAAAAACCACACGCTTCGCCAAGACCAGATCAATCACATTTTAAGTGAAAAAGCGTTAGAAGGAAAAGTGGTTACCCGGTTAAAAGGCGGAGATCCTTTTGTTTTTGGCCGCGGCGGGGAAGAAGCCGTTCATTTAGCGTCGTTAGATATTCCTTTTGAAGTTATTCCTGGTATCACCTCTGGTATTGCGGCACCTGCCTATGCTGGTATTCCAGTTACACATCGTGCTTTTGGCGGGACATTAGCTATTGTAACTGGACATTTGCCAAATGAACAAGACAAAGAGCAATGGAGAGCTTTAGCAAAGGGGATAGATACAGTTGTATTTTATATGGGTATGAATCAGCTTGAGTCAATCACTTCTAGATTAATAGACAGCGGGCAATCTCCTGATACTCCAGCAGCTGCTATTGAGTGGGGAACGACAAGCAGGCAGCGTACTGTAACGGCTGCACTTACGTCACTTCCCTCTGAAGCAAGGAAAGCCGAGATCAGCAATCCGGCTATTATTATTGTAGGCGAAGTAGTACAGCTTCGTGATAACATGCGCTGGTTTATTGGAGAAGCGGATATGGCTTCAGAATTATCTGCATTTACACACAATGAAACATAA
- a CDS encoding SIMPL domain-containing protein, with product MYFVPTYNEYLWHDCSKRIMTVNGAGSILTEPNIAKVQLGVVTQGRELRVAQQENAVIMNQVVTSLVEAGIYEENIQTVDFFITPQYDYVDGKQEFREFQVTHMIAVTIDNLNQTGNIIDTAVENGANRVSDIHFSLENAQPYYLQSLRFALDDASAKAQTTAETMQLRLDPAPVDIKEQFTSPNVRDSPQTLALPAVSIEPGQLTITAQVEVQFQFYS from the coding sequence TTGTACTTTGTCCCAACTTATAATGAATATCTGTGGCACGATTGCAGCAAACGTATAATGACAGTCAATGGTGCAGGAAGCATTTTAACGGAACCAAACATAGCTAAAGTGCAGTTAGGAGTGGTGACTCAAGGCAGAGAACTTAGAGTCGCACAGCAGGAGAATGCCGTAATAATGAATCAGGTGGTCACTTCTTTGGTCGAAGCAGGAATCTATGAAGAAAACATTCAGACTGTTGATTTTTTCATTACACCTCAATATGATTATGTGGACGGAAAACAGGAATTTAGAGAATTTCAGGTAACTCACATGATTGCCGTCACGATAGATAACCTAAATCAAACTGGAAACATCATAGATACGGCTGTAGAAAACGGTGCTAACCGAGTATCAGATATTCATTTTTCGTTAGAAAATGCTCAACCTTACTACCTGCAATCTCTTCGATTTGCTTTAGACGATGCCTCCGCAAAAGCCCAAACGACAGCTGAAACGATGCAGCTTCGTCTTGATCCTGCTCCGGTTGATATTAAAGAGCAATTTACTTCTCCTAATGTAAGGGATTCACCTCAAACGCTTGCATTACCTGCAGTGTCAATTGAACCCGGACAGTTAACCATTACTGCACAAGTAGAAGTTCAATTTCAGTTTTATTCTTAA
- a CDS encoding cobalt-precorrin 5A hydrolase, which produces MNKIAVAAITKHGTELARRIHKGSPQVDVFYMSKFEKGDEKEKGFTLFEGSVRKQLPAWFEEYDGIVMIISLGAVVRMISPLLKDKKIDPAVVVIDDKGEFVISVLSGHLGGANSLTRQLASQLHAEPVITTASDVQGTIPVDIFGQAFGWTIEDFTHVTPASAAVVNEEPLLIIQQAGEKNWQPSSKPLPTHMKVVSSINESENEKANAALVITHRELSEEEQAKLPDIHVIYRPKVIHVGIGCNRGTESAEIEEVITSTFQKLQLSKSSIKKVVTIDLKKDEEGLLHVCEKNNWPFDYYSPEKLNSAPIQNPSEVVYKYTGAYGVSEPAAVLSSGNETLLLEKEKSGNVTISVAVQEEFE; this is translated from the coding sequence ATGAATAAAATAGCGGTTGCTGCTATCACTAAACATGGTACCGAATTAGCTCGTCGCATTCATAAAGGGTCCCCTCAAGTAGATGTGTTTTATATGAGTAAGTTTGAAAAAGGAGACGAAAAAGAAAAAGGTTTCACTCTTTTTGAAGGATCTGTCCGAAAACAGCTGCCGGCATGGTTTGAAGAATATGACGGTATTGTTATGATTATTTCTCTCGGTGCCGTTGTAAGAATGATCAGCCCTCTCTTAAAAGATAAAAAAATTGATCCGGCTGTTGTTGTTATTGATGATAAAGGTGAGTTTGTCATTAGTGTCCTTTCCGGGCATTTGGGAGGAGCTAATAGTTTAACAAGACAATTAGCTTCTCAACTTCATGCTGAGCCTGTCATTACAACGGCATCTGACGTACAGGGAACGATTCCAGTCGATATTTTCGGGCAAGCCTTTGGCTGGACCATTGAGGACTTTACCCATGTCACTCCCGCCAGCGCAGCCGTTGTAAATGAAGAACCGCTTCTAATTATTCAGCAGGCAGGCGAAAAAAATTGGCAGCCTTCCTCGAAACCACTTCCGACCCATATGAAAGTAGTATCTTCCATAAATGAATCGGAAAATGAAAAGGCTAATGCTGCCCTTGTGATCACGCACAGGGAGCTTTCTGAAGAAGAACAAGCTAAACTGCCAGATATCCATGTTATTTACCGTCCTAAAGTGATTCATGTAGGGATCGGCTGTAACCGAGGAACAGAATCAGCTGAAATTGAAGAAGTGATTACCAGCACATTTCAAAAGTTGCAGCTAAGTAAATCTTCTATAAAAAAAGTGGTTACCATTGATCTAAAAAAAGATGAAGAAGGGCTTTTGCATGTGTGCGAAAAGAACAATTGGCCTTTTGATTATTACTCACCCGAAAAATTAAACAGTGCCCCCATCCAAAATCCTTCAGAGGTAGTGTATAAGTATACGGGAGCTTATGGTGTGAGTGAACCGGCAGCTGTGCTTTCTTCCGGTAATGAAACATTGCTGCTAGAAAAAGAAAAGTCCGGAAATGTAACGATTTCTGTGGCTGTTCAAGAGGAATTTGAATAA
- a CDS encoding ABC transporter substrate-binding protein — MSLNQHVTEIMLALGLEDRMVGTAYLDDAIHPDLKDAYEKVPVLAEQYPSQENILAAKPDFIYGGWESAFQNEAAGSREELEKFGIASYLHESSNIKNPQLEDVFQDIKNIGKIFREEEAAETLTSEIQSKVQEIQQNIPKQEVTKKVFVYDSGDSAPLTAGQNFLNTLIEIGGAENIFGNLNKGWATVSWEEVAEAAPDEIIIIDYGDTSVEDKKTFLKNHSVMKELKAVKEEQFTIIPLSEASEGIRAPEALEKIVDGIY; from the coding sequence ATTTCTCTCAATCAGCACGTTACAGAAATAATGCTTGCCCTTGGATTAGAAGATCGTATGGTTGGAACTGCTTATTTAGATGACGCTATTCACCCCGATTTAAAAGACGCGTATGAAAAAGTACCTGTTCTTGCGGAGCAATATCCATCTCAAGAAAATATACTTGCAGCGAAACCGGATTTTATTTATGGCGGCTGGGAAAGCGCTTTTCAAAATGAAGCAGCAGGCAGCAGAGAGGAACTCGAGAAATTTGGGATTGCATCTTATCTTCATGAGTCTTCCAATATAAAAAATCCGCAGCTCGAAGACGTTTTTCAGGATATTAAAAATATAGGTAAAATTTTTCGAGAAGAAGAAGCAGCCGAAACCTTAACCAGTGAAATTCAATCTAAAGTTCAAGAAATACAGCAAAATATCCCAAAACAGGAAGTAACAAAAAAAGTATTTGTATATGACAGTGGAGATTCTGCTCCATTGACAGCCGGGCAGAATTTTTTAAACACCCTCATTGAAATCGGAGGAGCCGAAAATATCTTTGGTAATTTAAATAAAGGGTGGGCAACGGTCAGCTGGGAAGAGGTAGCTGAAGCTGCTCCTGATGAAATAATTATTATAGATTACGGGGACACAAGTGTTGAGGACAAAAAAACGTTTCTTAAAAATCATTCCGTCATGAAAGAGCTGAAAGCAGTGAAAGAGGAACAATTTACCATTATTCCGTTGTCTGAAGCTTCCGAAGGCATTCGAGCACCTGAAGCATTGGAAAAAATAGTTGATGGCATATATTAA
- a CDS encoding class I SAM-dependent rRNA methyltransferase has translation MAKKITLKVKNKFINKYKNGYPLLLREAILNAEQLKKEGMLLRLADENNRFLGKGYYGRQNKGYGWILTQNENESINQNFFDNKISKALNKRRSFFQDKTTTAFRVFNGEGDGIGGLTIDYYDGYYVITWYSQGIYAFQDYVLRSLQDVTAFKGIYQKKRFNTGGKYVEEDDFVTGVRGEFPIIVKENGVHVAVNVNEGPMTGIFLDQRNVRKAIRDKFAKGKRVLNTFSYTGAFSVFAALGGAEKTTSVDLANRSLPKTIEQFSVNGLDYEAHDIKVMDVFKYFNYAFKKGITFDMIILDPPSFARSKKHTFSAAKDYKDLLKQAINITEDNGVIAASTNYSGFGMDKFKSFIKQAFKETGKKYKVLEEHDLPEDFQTITAYPEGNYLKVVFIKKYSK, from the coding sequence ATGGCAAAAAAAATAACACTTAAAGTAAAAAACAAGTTTATAAACAAATATAAAAATGGTTACCCATTATTGTTGAGAGAAGCCATTTTAAACGCAGAACAGTTAAAAAAAGAAGGAATGCTTCTACGATTAGCGGACGAAAACAACCGCTTCCTCGGAAAAGGTTATTACGGCAGGCAAAATAAAGGATATGGCTGGATACTGACTCAAAATGAAAACGAATCAATAAATCAGAATTTTTTCGATAATAAAATAAGTAAAGCATTAAATAAACGTCGTTCTTTTTTTCAGGATAAAACAACGACTGCTTTTCGTGTGTTTAATGGAGAAGGTGACGGCATAGGCGGATTAACTATTGATTATTATGACGGCTATTACGTTATTACATGGTACAGTCAGGGTATCTATGCGTTTCAGGATTACGTCCTTCGCTCATTACAGGATGTGACGGCCTTTAAAGGAATTTATCAGAAAAAGAGGTTTAATACTGGTGGTAAATATGTTGAAGAAGATGACTTTGTTACAGGCGTAAGAGGAGAGTTTCCTATTATTGTAAAGGAAAATGGCGTTCATGTGGCAGTAAATGTAAATGAAGGTCCGATGACGGGGATATTTTTAGATCAAAGAAATGTAAGAAAAGCGATCCGAGATAAATTTGCAAAAGGGAAAAGAGTTCTTAATACTTTTTCCTATACTGGTGCTTTCTCTGTGTTTGCTGCACTTGGCGGAGCAGAAAAAACAACCAGTGTAGATTTGGCAAATCGAAGCCTGCCAAAAACGATAGAACAATTCAGTGTAAATGGATTAGATTATGAAGCACATGACATCAAAGTGATGGACGTTTTTAAATATTTTAACTATGCTTTTAAAAAAGGAATTACTTTTGACATGATTATTCTAGACCCGCCAAGCTTTGCCCGTTCAAAAAAGCACACATTCAGCGCAGCCAAGGATTATAAAGATCTGTTAAAACAAGCTATTAACATAACAGAAGATAATGGGGTTATTGCAGCGTCGACGAATTACAGCGGTTTTGGTATGGATAAATTTAAATCGTTCATTAAGCAGGCTTTTAAGGAGACAGGAAAGAAGTATAAAGTGCTAGAGGAACATGATTTACCAGAAGATTTTCAAACGATCACAGCATATCCAGAAGGGAACTACTTAAAAGTTGTATTTATAAAAAAATATAGTAAATGA
- the ytxJ gene encoding bacillithiol system redox-active protein YtxJ has product MTALTELTTMEDWEHILEKSNEQAVMIIKHSTACPISADAWEEVQAGVEEMSESEAEFVFVKVIESRPVSQKIADDIEIKHESPQAILVKNKKAVWDTSHSDITKQAIQSAVRS; this is encoded by the coding sequence GTGACTGCACTCACCGAATTGACAACAATGGAAGATTGGGAACATATTTTGGAAAAATCTAATGAGCAGGCAGTGATGATTATTAAACATAGTACTGCCTGCCCGATAAGTGCTGATGCATGGGAGGAAGTACAGGCTGGCGTTGAAGAAATGAGCGAATCAGAAGCAGAGTTTGTATTTGTTAAGGTTATTGAATCCAGGCCTGTCTCCCAGAAAATTGCAGATGATATAGAAATTAAACACGAATCTCCTCAAGCTATTCTTGTGAAAAACAAAAAGGCTGTGTGGGACACTTCACACAGCGATATTACAAAACAAGCGATTCAGAGTGCTGTTCGCAGTTAG